From Fusarium fujikuroi IMI 58289 draft genome, chromosome FFUJ_chr07, a single genomic window includes:
- a CDS encoding probable isoleucine--tRNA ligase: MSIDFPKEEETIIQRWREIDAFLRQVELSEGRPRYTFYDGPPFATGLPHYGHLLASTIKDVIPRYWSMKGYHVERRFGWDTHGLPIEHEIDKKLGISGKAAVMELGIAKYNEECRSIVMRYAGEWRHTIERLGRWIDFDNDYKTMDPKFMESEWWVFKQLFDKDQVYQGHRVMPYSTVLTTALSNFEANQNYQDVTDPAVVVTFPLVDDPEVNLLAWTTTPWTLPSHLGLAAHPDFEYVKILDEKTGKTFILLEKLLGTLYKDPKKAKFKKLGTVLGKDMLGWKYTPPFDYFYEDFKDIAFKVLNATYVTDDSGVGIVHQAPAFGEDDYNVAAAAGIITEKRPPPDPVNDTGHFTDRVFDFKGLHVKEADKHIIKHLKNAGRIANESQLKHSYPMCPRSDTPLIYRAVPSWFIRIPNIVPDMLKNIEGSHWVPSFVKEKRFASWIANARDWNVSRNRYWGTPIPLWVSDDLEERVCVGSVQELRELSGYDGDLSDLHRDKVDHITIPSKMGKGQLKRIEEVFDCWFESGSMPYASQHYPFENVDKFNQSFPGDFIAEGLDQTRGWFYTLTVLGTHLFGKSPFQNCVVNGIVLAEDGKKMSKRLKNYPDPSIVMSKYGSDALRLYLINSPVVRAEPLRFKESGVKEVVQKVLLPLWNSYKFFEGQVALLKKAEGVDFVWDPKLESSNTNVMDRWVLAVCQSLLQFVNKEMASYRLYTVVPRLLGLIDSTTNWYIRFNRKRLKGENGLDDTLHALNTLFEVLFTLCRGLAPFTPFLTDNIYLKLLPHIPKELQSEDPRSVHFLPFPDVREELFDEEVERRVGRMQRVIELARVSRERRTIGLKQPLKTLVVIHSDPQYLEDVKSLEKYISEELNVRDLVLSSDEAKYNVQYSVTADWPVLGKKLKKDMARVKKGLPLLTSEQVQGYVRDKEIFVDGIRLEEGDLVVRRGIKEDESSKNLEINTDSDVLTILDTEIHPELAAEGLGREIINRVQRLRKKAGLVPTDDIKMEYRVIADPEDIGLSGAFKSQNPVFEKILRRPLEETGAEPQTEGLIAEEEQEVQQATFLLRLLKL; the protein is encoded by the exons ATGTCGATCGACTTCccgaaagaagaggagaccATCATCCAAAGATGGCGGGAAATCGATGCCTTCCTGCGACAAGTTGAACTGTCCGAAGGACGCCCTCGATATACCTTCTATGATGGTCCTCCTTTTGCGACCGGTCTGCCTCACTACGGCCATCTTTTGGCTTCCACCATCAAGGATGTTATCCCTCGTTACTGGTCCATGAAGGGCTACCACGTCGAGCGACGTTTTGGCTGGGACACACACGGTCTGCCCATTGAGCATGAGATTGACAAGAAGCTGGGAATTTCTGGAAAGGCTGCCGTCATGGAACTCGGTATCGCCAAGTACAACGAGGAGTGTCGATCCATTGTCATGCGATATGCCGGCGAATGGCGACACACCATTGAGCGTTTGGGACGTTGGATTGATTTCGACAACGATTACAAG ACTATGGACCCCAAGTTCATGGAGTCTGAATGGTGGGTTTTCAAGCAACTGTTCGACAAGGACCAGGTCTACCAAGGACACCGAGTTATGCCCTACTCTACTGTTCTCACCACCGCCCTGAGCAATTTCGAGGCCAACCAGAACTACCAAGATGTCACTGATCCTGCAGTTGTCGTCACATTTCCCCTTGTCGACGATCCTGAAGTCAACCTACTTGCCTGGACCACCACCCCTTGGACATTGCCATCGCATCTTGGTCTTGCAGCTCACCCTGACTTCGAGTATGTCAAGATTCTGGATGAGAAGACAGGAAAGACCTTTatccttctcgagaagctccttgGTACCTTATACAAGGATCCCAAGAAGGCTAaattcaagaagctcggaaCTGTTCTCGGCAAGGATATGCTGGGATGGAAATACACCCCCCCCTTCGATTACTTTTACGAGGACTTCAAGGACATTGCCTTCAAGGTTTTGAACGCAACCTACGTTACAGACGATAGTGGTGTGGGTATCGTCCACCAGGCACCGGCTTTCGGTGAGGACGATTACAATGTTGCCGCAGCTGCAGGTATCATTACCGAGAAGCGACCACCCCCTGACCCCGTCAACGACACCGGTCATTTCACTGACCGAGTCTTCGATTTCAAGGGCCTGCATGTGAAGGAGGCTGATAagcacatcatcaagcacCTCAAGAACGCCGGCCGCATCGCCAATGAGTCTCAGCTCAAGCACTCGTACCCCATGTGCCCTCGCTCCGATACTCCCCTTATCTACAGGGCCGTTCCATCTTGGTTCATCCGCATCCCAAACATCGTCCCCGACATGCTCAAGAACATTGAGGGTTCCCACTGGGTTCCATCATttgtcaaggagaagcgatTCGCCAGCTGGATTGCCAACGCTCGTGATTGGAACGTGAGCCGAAACCGATACTGGGGTACCCCCATCCCTCTTTGGGTGAGTGATGATCTGGAGGAGAGAGTGTGCGTTGGAAGTGTTCAAGAGCTTCGTGAACTAAGTGGATATGACGGTGATCTGTCTGATCTTCACCGCGACAAAGTTGATCATATCACTATTCCCAGCAAGATGGGCAAGGGTCAACTGAAGCGTATCGAGGAAGTGTTTGACTGCTGGTTCGAGTCCGGAAGCATGCCTTATGCCAGCCAACACTACCCCTTCGAGAACGTTGATAAGTTCAATCAGTCGTTTCCCGGGGACTTCATCGCTGAAGGTCTGGATCAAACCCGTGGATGGTTCTACACGCTGACAGTGCTGGGAACTCACCTATTTGGCAAGTCACCGTTCCAGAACTGTGTTGTCAACGGTATTGTGCTTGCggaggatggaaagaagatgtcGAAACGTCTCAAAAACTATCCCGACCCTTCTATCGTCATGTCCAAATACGGCTCTGATGCTCTTCGACTCTACCTCATCAACTCACCTGTCGTGCGAGCCGAGCCCCTCCGCTTCAAGGAGTCTGGCGTCAAGGAGGTCGTCCAGAAGGTCCTTTTGCCGCTATGGAACAGCTACAAGTTCTTCGAGGGCCAAGTTGCTCTGCTTAAGAAGGCAGAAGGCGTGGACTTCGTCTGGGATCCTAAGTTGGAGTCAAGCAATACCAATGTCATGGACCGCTGGGTTCTGGCAGTTTGCCAAAGCCTTCTTCAGTTCGTGAACAAGGAGATGGCCTCATACCGTTTGTACACTGTCGTACCCAGGCTCCTTGGTCTCATTGACAGCACAACAAACTGGTACATTCGATTCAACCGAAAGCGACTCAAGGGAGAGAATGGTCTCGACGATACCCTCCATGCCCTGAATACCCTTTTTGAGGTGCTGTTCACTTTGTGCCGTGGACTGGCACCTTTCACCCCTTTCCTTACTGACAACATCTACCTCAAGCTTCTACCTCATATTCCTAAGGAGCTCCAAAGCGAGGATCCCCGAAGTGTGCACTTCCTGCCATTCCCCGATGTCCGCGAAGAGCTGTTTGATGAGGAGGTGGAGCGACGTGTTGGTCGCATGCAGCGTGTCATTGAACTTGCTCGTGTATCGCGTGAACGCCGTACCATTGGTCTCAAGCAGCCTCTCAAGACACTGGTGGTCATTCACTCTGATCCTCAATAtcttgaggatgtcaagTCCCTTGAGAAGTATATCAGCGAGGAGTTGAATGTACGAGACCTCGTGCTCTCGAGCGACGAAGCCAAGTACAACGTTCAATACAGCGTCACTGCCGACTGGCCTGTTCTcggaaagaagctcaagaaggacatggCCCGCGTAAAGAAGGGACTGCCTCTCCTTACCAGCGAGCAGGTCCAAGGATACGTCCGTGACAAGGAGATCTTTGTTGACGGGATTCGTCTGGAAGAGGGCGATCTTGTTGTACGCAGAGGTATTAAGGAGGATGAGTCTTCCAAGAACTTGGAGATCAACACTGATAGCGATGTGCTCACCATTCTGGACACTGAGATTCACCCTGAGCTGGCAGCTGAGGGTCTAGGACGTGAGATCATCAACCGTGTACAGAGGCTTCGAAAGAAGGCGGGTCTCGTGCCAACGGACGACATCAAGATGGAGTACCGTGTCATTGCAGACCCTGAAGATATTGGCTTGTCTGGTGCTTTCAAGTCCCAGAATCCAgtgtttgagaagatccTGCGCCGACCACTAGAAGAGACTGGAGCAGAACCACAGACCGAGGGACTTATCgcagaggaggagcaagAGGTCCAACAGGCAACATTTTTGTTGAGATTACTCAAGCTGTAA
- a CDS encoding putative protein hymA, whose translation MSFLFGRARTRTVADLPKQAREHVLKLEGPQGPSKAEELARVLSQMKTILQGTPEADTSPEQILQLVTGLIDEDLLHLLAVNLFRLPFESRKDTQVIFSYVFRFRPATAAPKSDPLALSYVVCNRPQVLVELCRGYDHKESATPAGSVLRELLKNEAAAAIILYDDGDEPGSSSKGLNAIDRDRPQSGRGVFWRFFDWVDKSSFEVAADAFTTFRELLTRHKDLVPRYLNANFELFFDKYNNILVQSNSYVTKRQSIKLLGEILLDRSNYNVMTAYVDRGEHLKICMNLLRDDRKMVQYEGFHVFKVFVANPHKSIAVQKILLMNRDKLLTFLSHFLEDRTDDEQFIDEREFLIKQIRGMPSVPVAPQR comes from the exons ATGTCGTTCCTGTTTGGAAGAGCCCGTACACGCACAGTAGCCGATCTCCCCAAGCAGGCCCGCGAGCATGTCTTGAAGCTCGAGGGGCCACAGGGCCCTTCCAAG GCCGAAGAGCTTGCCCGAGTCTTGAGCCAGATGAAGACTATCCTGCAGGGAACTCCCG AGGCCGATACCTCTCCAGAACAGATCTTACAGCTTGTGACTGGTCTCATCGACGAAgatctcctccacctcctcgcCGTCAATCTCTTTCGTCTTCCATTCGAGTCACGTAAAGATACACAAGTCATATTCTCCTACGTCTTCCGTTTCCGCCCCGCCACCGCCGCCCCCAAAAGCGACCCTCTCGCACTATCATACGTTGTCTGCAATCGACCCCAGGTTCTAGTTGAGCTATGTCGAGGGTATGATCACAAGGAGAGCGCTACGCCAGCAGGTTCAGTCCTACGAGAGCTACTCAAGAATGAGGCCGCTGCGGCAATCATTCTATACGACGACGGAGACGAGCCAGGCTCGAGTTCCAAGGGTCTGAATGCCATTGACCGTGATCGACCCCAAAGTGGTAGGGGCGTGTTCTGGAGATTCTTCGATTGGGTTGATAAGAGCTCCTTCGAGGTGGCAGCAGATGCTTTCACCACTTTTCGA GAACTCCTAACACGCCACAAGGACCTTGTACCAAGATACTTGAACGCAAACTTTGAACTCTTCTTCGACAAGTACAACAACATCTTGGTGCAATCCAACAGTTATGTGACCAAGCGCCAGTCCATAAAGCTTCTCGGTGAGATCTTGCTTGATCGCTCCAACTATAACGTCATGACTGCCTATGTTGATCGCGGGGAGCATCTCAAGATATGCATGAACCTGTTACGCGATGATAGGAAAATGGTTCAGTACGAGGGCTTCCACGTATTCAAGGTCTTTGTTGCAAACCCACACAAGTCAATTGCCGTCCAGAAGATTCTCCTCATGAATCGCGATAAGCTTCTCACTTTCCTCTCTCACTTCCTCGAGGATCGGACAGATGACGAGCAGTTCATCGATGAGAGAGAATTTTTAATCAAGCAAATCCGCGGCATGCCCTCAGTTCCCGTTGCTCCTCAGCGGTAA
- a CDS encoding related to 3-phosphoinositide dependent protein kinase-1 (PDK1), with translation MNGDLSLSQALGGLRIANPDDAAEAVNSSSNSPPGPDSTAQNTSISASTSTSALPSTPQPTTTSTTPSSYDAIRLDPIDAGVETSLTDPRLTPSAQPSDPTSDPSPSVNHPQPSQIEPSRSSVYGISSAPEPGPNHSYPVRESSRRDPHRFNNSSRPVSGLMSGGSPLPPRRSSRGMGVGYASGPGGPQQNQPYAGDAPVPNSREDWQERGAAVGVRREVDANGRTVVRQVKKGVRDFSFGRVLGEGSYSTVYMATDRQTLKEYAVKVLEKRHIIKEKKIKYVNIEKNTLNRLTEHPGIVRLYYTFQDETSLYYVLDLCNGGELLGVLKKTGTFDIECTRFYGAQILDAIDYMHSRGVIHRDLKPENVLLDDQMHVKITDFGTAKLLRDPREDPSAASASGAPDPGKDDDSRAASFVGTAEYVSPELLTHKNACKASDLWAFGCIVYQLLAGRPPFKGGSEYLTFQKIVNLEYEFPPGFPPAARDLVERCLVLEPARRLTVEHIKNHEFFDGHPFGKGLWRTKAPRLRPYIPPPQEPQVIQLNGFSTSSNTRPPQQSQAIPSNGNNRPSRIITELPPPTQLDIEWSPVLTKNNERILKLGDLMVVSTPLPSSPHGKEPGEGHKKLSRFFIGSTTKKRQRLVMITSSGRIVLAPAGGEEKRAKQELSLLGSDCTWKTQVDAKGQMVWCVNTGGHHYTFEEAKSSSTPQEGGSAAADWVECLERARDMALSQNMTTSYGGDSGFADMSSQVSSPSSTLGGPGNYSDGFGLSDRQGRNHLSKNQGNSEDPAPKRNRFSKRQSRNGLGSAF, from the exons ATGAATGGGGACCTGAGCCTTTCTCAGGCTTTGGGCGGACTGCGCATCGCCAATCCTGAcgatgctgctgaggctgttaACTCATCTTCGAATTCTCCTCCTGGGCCCGACTCGACTGCTCAGAATACGTCTATCTCcgcctcaacttcaacatcagcccTCCCCTCTACGCCTCAACCGACAACCACATCCACCACGCCCTCATCCTATGATGCAATCCGCCTCGACCCTATAGATGCCGGCGTCGAAACCTCACTTACCGATCCTCGTCTTACCCCATCCGCTCAACCTTCCGACCCTACTTCCGATCCAAGCCCCTCCGTAAATCATCCGCAGCCATCTCAAATCGAGCCGTCGAGGTCCTCCGTTTACGGCATTTCCAGTGCGCCAGAACCAGGCCCAAACCACTCATATCCTGTGAGAGAGTCCAGCCGACGAGACCCCCACCGCTTCAACAACTCAAGCCGACCAGTATCAGGTTTAATGTCTGGTGGCAGCCCATTGCCCCCTCGAAGGAGCTCAAGAGGTATGGGGGTTGGCTATGCATCTGGTCCAGGCGGACCACAGCAGAACCAGCCTTACGCAGGTGACGCGCCGGTCCCAAACAGTAGAGAGGACTGGCAGGAGCGTGGAGCGGCTGTTGGGGTCCGCAGAGAGGTTGATGCAAATGGACGTACCGTTGTCCGCCAGGTCAAAAAGGGTGTCCGCGACTTTTCCTTCGGGCGTGTTCTTGGCGAGGGCTCCTATAGTACAGTCTACATGGCGACAGATCGCCAAACCCTCAAAGAATACGCCGTGAAGGTGCTCGAAAAGAGGCATatcatcaaggagaagaagatcaaataTGTCAACATCGAAAAGAACACACTAAACCGACTTACTGAGCACCCCGGAATTGTCCGGCTATACTATACATTTCAGGACGAGACATCACTCTACTACGTCCTCGATCTGTGCAATGGCGGAGAGCTCTTGGGTGTTTTGAAGAAGACAGGCACCTTCGATATTGAATGCACCAGGTTCTATGGTGCACAAATTCTCGACGCCATTGACTACATGCATTCTCGGGGTGTCATTCATCGAGATCTAAAACCCGAAAACGTTTTGTTGGATGACCAGATGCACGTCAAAATTACGGACTTTGGAACTGCTAAACTGCTCAGAGATCCACGCGAAGACCCTTCAGCCGCATCAGCCAGCGGTGCGCCAGATCCTGGAAAGGACGATGACAGTCGTGCAGCATCATTTGTCGGTACCGCTGAATATGTGAGCCCTGAGCTTCTCACACACAAGAACGCCTGTAAGGCTAGCGACTTGTGGGCTTTCGGCTGCATTGTGTACCAGCTTTTGGCTGGCCGACCTCCTTTCAAGGGAGGCAGTGAGTATCTCACATTTCAGAAGATTGTAAATCTTGAATACGAATTCCCCCCTGGCTTTCCACCAGCAGCCAGAGACCTCGTGGAGCGGTGTTTGGTCCTTGAACCAGCCAGACGTCTCACGGTCGAGCACATTAAAAACCATGAATTCTTCGATGGACATCCATTCGGGAAAGGACTCTGGAGGACCAAGGCACCCCGTCTCCGCCCATATATACCGCCCCCCCAGGAACCTCAAGTTATTCAGCTCAACGGCTTTTCCACCTCGTCTAACACCAGGCCTCCACAGCAATCCCAAGCCATTCCTTCCAACGGGAACAATCGACCATCGAGAATAATAACTGAACTCCCCCCCCCGACACAGCTTGACATTGAATGGTCGCCCGTTTTGACTAAGAATAACGAGCGCATTCTCAAGTTGGGCGATCTCATGGTGGTCTCGACGCCTTTACCTTCAAGTCCCCACGGAAAAGAACCAGGAGAAGGACATAAGAAGTTGTCTCGTTTCTTTATCGGCAGCACTACTAAGAAGCGTCAGCGCCTGGTAATGATCACATCTAGCGGCCGAATTGTCCTTGCTCCTGCTGGCGGAGAGGAGAAAAGAGCGAAGCAGGAGTTGTCTCTACTTGGCTCAGATTGCACCTGGAAGACCCAGGTGGACGCGAAGGGTCAAATGGTGTGGTGTGTCAATACA GGCGGCCACCACTACACATTTGAAGAGGCCAAGTCCTCATCCACACCTCAAGAAGGTGGCTCCGCTGCCGCTGACTGGGTTGAATGTCTCGAGAGGGCAAGGGACATGGCACTGTCTCAGAACATGACTACCTCTTATGGTGGTGATAGTGGATTTGCCGACATGTCGTCTCAGGTTTCAAGTCCATCAAGTACTTTGGGGGGCCCAGGGAACTATTCAGATGGTTTCGGGCTCAGTGACCGACAGGGACGAAACCACCTGAGTAAGAATCAGGGGAACAGTGAAGATCCCGCGCCAAAACGCAACCGCTTCAGCAAGAGACAATCGAGGAACGGGCTAGGATCTGCATTCTAA
- a CDS encoding related to SWI/SNF complex 60 kDa subunit, whose product MQPQYRAYAQQVPQRSPHATNQRRGGIGPMMSSGPHPSVPLTQAQIAQQQQVQAHASELAKRRSRKPTDKNIPDGVEDSIVDPDGVQRYKELRDVERRIDATITRKRLDIVDYTSRGSKRYKTLRVWINNTVEDQIWQSNGLNSDSFDFTPSMEASYRVKIEGRLLDDQDEETEQPKKQVSTTEEGKETDDSAQKSKAQEKPRFSHFFKSLTVDFDRSRFRTGAEQTVEWKKPDAPVRNQPAANLPTAADFDELTFKRNGDENQNITINLFRQETPERYQLTPELAEVVDMKDATHQEAVMALWEYIKLLGLQEDEEKRNFRCNEPLKKVIRQGDIGHIPLLNEYVQQHLRPLEPIRLPYTIRVDQEFHKDPQPTIYDIQVPVEDPLRDTLLPMLNNPQYIAMLKEVTGLDDQLAKVVQAIAVSKAKHSFFQSLGKDPTNFIKNWLSSQKRDLEVIMGEAPRGGGEHASGDEWRRGGKDSVWATQNARESVNVLLSKQQR is encoded by the exons ATGCAGCCTCAGTATCGCGCTTATGCGCAGCAGGTTCCGCAACGCTCGCCTCATGCGACAAATCAGCGACGTGGTGGGATTG GGCCCATGATGTCCTCTGGACCTCACCCTTCGGTTCCCCTCACCCAGGCACAGATtgctcagcaacaacaggtTCAGGCTCACGCCAGTGAGCTAGCTAAGCGACGTAGTCGAAAGCCTACAGATAAAAACATTCCCGATGGAGTTGAGGACAGCATTGTTGATCCAGACGGTGTTCAGCGGTACAAAGAACTGCGAGATGTCGAACGTCGAATTGATGCTACTATCACACGAAAGCGTCTGGACATTGTCGACTATACCAGCCGTGGATCCAAG AGATACAAAACATTGCGAGTTTGGATCAACAACACGGTCGAGGATCAAATCTGGCAGAGCAATGGACTGAACTCTGATTCGTTTGACTTTACCCCTAGCATGGAGGCGTCGTACCGAGTCAAGATTGAAGGTCGTCTACTCGACGATCAAGACGAGGAGACCGAGCAGCCCAAGAAACAGGTGTCAACcacagaagaaggaaaggagaCAGACGATTCAGCACAGAAGTCCAAAGCACAAGAGAAACCCCGATTCTCgcacttcttcaagtctttGACAGTCGATTTCGACCGATCTCGGTTCCGAACAGGCGCCGAACAGACAGTGGAATGGAAGAAGCCAGATGCTCCGGTCCGAAACCAACCAGCTGCCAACCTTCCAACAGCCGCTGATTTCGATGAACTCACCTTCAAGAGAAATGGAGACGAAAACcaaaacatcaccatcaacttGTTCCGTCAGGAGACACCCGAGAGATACCAACTGACCCCTGAGCTTGCCGAAGTGGTTGATATGAAAGATGCTACCCATCAAGAGGCTGTCATGGCTCTCTGGGAGTACATCAAGTTACTTGGACTacaggaagatgaggagaagcgcAATTTCCGGTGCAATGAGCCTCTCAAGAAG GTTATAAGGCAGGGCGACATCGGACACATCCCTTTGCTCAACGAGTATGTCCAGCAACACCTGCGACCTCTGGAGCCAATTCGCTTGCCATACACCATTCGAGTTGACCAGGAGTTTCACAAGGATCCCCAGCCTACGATCTATGACATCCAGGTTCCTGTGGAAGATCCTCTACGTGATACTCTCTTGCCTATGCTCAACAACCCTCAGTACATTGCAATGCTCAAGGAAGTGACGGGGCTTGACGACCAGCTCGCCAAGGTGGTTCAAGCGATCGCCGTGTCGAAGGCCAAGCATTCCTTCTTCCAGTCTCTTGGCAAGGATCCtaccaacttcatcaagaactGGCTAAGTTCTCAGAAAAGAGACCTCGAGGTCATTATGGGAGAAGCGCCCAGAGGAGGTGGAGAGCATGCATCGGGTGACGAGTGGCGCCGTGGTGGAAAAGATAGCGTCTGGGCTACTCAAAATGCGCGAGAGAGTGTAAACGTCTTGCTCTCAAAGCAGCAACGATAA